A single region of the Phaenicophaeus curvirostris isolate KB17595 chromosome 4, BPBGC_Pcur_1.0, whole genome shotgun sequence genome encodes:
- the LOC138720395 gene encoding LOW QUALITY PROTEIN: cytosolic beta-glucosidase-like (The sequence of the model RefSeq protein was modified relative to this genomic sequence to represent the inferred CDS: inserted 2 bases in 1 codon; substituted 2 bases at 2 genomic stop codons), whose protein sequence is MTCSGPHGNTISSPGTATMSGFVSPEIQAEHVLEDIAFPVGFAWSAATVAYQIEEGXNADGRGPNGWDTFTHQGGDRVFKNQTGDVACGSYTLWEEDLKCIKQLGLTHYRFSLSWSRLLPDGTTGFINQKGVGNYSKIISNLANATLXSLYHFGLPHSLGDEGVXRSEKIIETFNIHEKYCFRTFGH, encoded by the exons ATGACATGCAGTGGGCCTCATGGAAATACAATTTCAAGTCCCGGTACTGCAACAATGAGTGGGTTCGTGAGTCCAGAAATACAAGCAGAA CATGTGCTGGAGGATATTGCTTTTCCAGTTGGATTTGCTTGGAGTGCAGCTACAGTGGCATATCAAATTGAAG AAGGCTAGAATGCAGATGGAAGGGGCCCTAATGGCTGGGACACATTCACCCATCAGGGAGGAGATCGAGTTTTCAAGAACCAGACTGGTGATGTAGCTTGTGGCAGCTACACTCTGTGGGAGGAAGATTTGAAATGTATCAAACAGCTTGGATTGACTCATTATcgcttttctctttcctggtcACGTCTGTTACCTGATGGGACGACAGGTTTCATCAACCAGAAAG GAGTGGGTAATTACAGCAAAATCATTAGTAACCTGGCAAATGCTACCCT CTCCTTGTATCACTTTGGCTTACCTCATTCTTTAGGAGATGAAGGTGTCTGAAGATCTGAAAAGATCATTGAGACCTTTAATATTCATGAAAAGTATTGCTTCAGAACATTTGGACACTAA